The genomic interval CTGCAGAGGGTGGACCGGCTCATCGAGCCCCTCAGGGCCACCTGTACCGCTAAGGTAAGCCCCCTGCCAAGCCCTGGGCGCACCGGCCGGGTTCTCTGCAGATCGTTCATGGTTACTGTTTACTGAGAATCTCCTGCAGTACAGGTGGTGTATGAAGTGCTTTATTTGATCATTATCATTGCCCTACAGAGTACTTATTCTTAGCATTATACACGCAGGGAAacaaaggttcagagaggttaagttattgACTGGGGCGACACAGTTAGTAaattgcagagctgggattcaaacctagcTCTTTCTTTCACTCATTAAACACTTCCTGAGGGTTGGGCCTTGTGCAAGGTACTAGGGATGCAACATTGAACATGATGGACTCCCTCCTCTCACATCCTAATTGGGAAACTGAGTCAGACCCTTAGAAAGATAGAATCACTGACTGATTCATTGATTGGTATAGGGCAGTTAGCCTGGAGTGCCTCAAGGTCCGGGGAGGATCTGGGGCAGAAGGCTCACGGAAAGCTGTCACGTGGAGAACAGAGCCTATCACACCTAGTAAATGCCTGCTGAATGCAAAACTAATTTGGGTTTTGGAAGAGTAGGAATTAACCAAGAAGAAAGCAGAGTATTTTAGATTGGAGCTTAAAGAGGGGTCACAGCTCTTAGGGGGCAGAGCCGTTTGAACCCAGGACCGTCCAGCCCCAATGCCAAACTTTTCACCTCTACCTGAGCCTCTTCGGGGAAGGGCCCGAGTGTTGTCTGGGCTGAGTGTCCTGAGAGCAGAGCAGAAGGGATCTGGACTTTATTCCAGAAGCAGTGGGGAAATTCCTGAGATTCTGTGAATAagcgggagagggaggggataaagCAGTGGAACGCAGGCGAGGCAGCTTTGGAAGTCTACTCCCCAGCCTGTCTGCACAATGGGTGGCAGAGGCAAGGACTTGACTGGGGGTAAGAGGCCAGCTAGAAGGCTGTCACAGCAACCCATTCTTGAAGTCCAATGGTGCCCAGAGCCTGCTTTAAGCGCAGTAAATAAAGGTAGGAGATGGCGCATGAGCTGGGGAGGATGACAGGTGACCAGGGAAATGCAAGGCCGTGTTCAATAAAGGATGGCTCGTTGTTCATTGCTCCCCACCTTAGGTCAAAGCTGGTTCTGTGAAACAGGAGTTTGAGAAGCAAGATGAACTGAAGCGCTCCGCGATGAGGGCAGTGGCCGCCCTGCTGACCATCCCAGAAGTGGGGAAGAGCCCCATCATGGCTGACTTCTCGTCCCAAATTCGATCCAACCCCGAGCTGGCCACCCTCTTTGAAAGCATCCAGAAGGATTCTGCTTCAGCCCCCAGCACAGACTCCATGGAGCTCAGCTagtgccccaccccaccccctggggACCCTAACTCACAAGGAGGCCcactgaagccagagcctcaccCTCCCAGCACCACAGGCCTCTAACTTTTGCCCCTTATCCGTCTCACTGGGGCCCTCCCTCTCCTGGTTGGGCACCTTCTCCAGGGACCCCAGTCAGAGCTGCAAGGCTGCCAACAGTTGGGCCCTTTTAACTCAGGACAGTTATTCAAAGCGGGTGTGGTAGTTCTTCCAAAGCTTCCACGGAAGATGGATGTGACTTCACACAGGTCAGCCTGGCTCCTTCAAACTGGGGGTCCCAGCCTCAGCGAGTACTTAGTATTTAGAAATACTTGTGCTCACAGCTGCAAAAAGCTTAGGAGGCAGCCGGATGCCTTCCTCCCCGCTGTCCTAGATGCGCCATTCACACTGCTCCCACGTTTTCACCTGATCCGATGTGCCAAAAATTAGTGCTTTGGCTGGGCATCTTAAACTCAGGTACCTCTCGGAGCTATTCACACTCTAGAATccaaaatgcttttctttctcattggCAGTGATAAACCAGgaatgtgtattatttttgcaGAGGCCGGTGAGTGGGGTAGGGAATTAGATGTAATGTTTTTTTCTAATCCCGAAACTCTTAGGTAGCAAACTGAGAGACAGGAAAGCACAAATGAAAAAGTACAAACCACCTTTCATGTCCCCCCATCGAGGTGTAACCAGGTGGTTTGCGAACATGTCCCTTCTAGTTTTTAGTATCAAGGACACAGAAACATTAAGCGACAGGCCAAAGAATTTTCTGCTATCCCGGGTTAATAAAGGACAGATCCTCAACTGTTACTGTTTTCTCCACACAATTCCTCTACTCTGTAGTCAAGACTATCAGAATGCTCCCCAATTTACTCAAACGTTTcagactgagtttttttttttttttttttttccagactgaGTTTTGAACAGGAGCGAATCTGTAAGACATTTATCTACTGAACTAAGGGCCTTAAATCCAACCTTGTGCTATAGAGTGCCACGTGCCCTGTTCCTTGTGACCTGTGCTGCCACTTAATAATACCATGTCTTGGAAAAATGGCCTCTTAGCCTCAAAAAACAGCTGAATTCTAGGTACTGTTGACTAAGGTCTAGGACTGTAGTTGAAAAGGAAACTTGATTGTCCTCAATCTTCACAAGAACCACACAGGGTAATTCCTCACTTTATAAAGTGAGGCTAAAAATGACTACTTGCTCCAAGATGCAAGGTCCTTCACCAGGGGTCTCAGAACCTACCGTGGTCTGAGGGCCACAtcttcctgagcccacctggagCTGACCAAGGCTGCTCTGGGCACCTGAGGCCTGGGCCCCATGAAGGAAGGATCACGTATCCTTTACAAACGCCTTCCAAACAGAAGGTTCCATAGAGCACAAACAGGCAAAAGAGCAATCTCTGTGACAAGCTGTCAAACAAACTGAAGAGTAAAACCAAGGGGGAAATGCCAGATGGCCGTTTTACGGTTTTATTAAACAAAACGTGCACACGAGCTGTCTATTCATTTTCTTCGCTGCGCAGCCTGGCATTGGGATTGGTGACTCTGATGGCCAGCTGGGCTGCTCTCTCCACAATGGCTTTGCGGTTCTTGGAGGAGACGTTGTGCGCAATCTCAGCACAGTAAGACCTGGAAGAGAATCGGTACGTAAGGAGGCCATCCTGGAAAACACACTTATGTGTTCCACCGGGAAAGGCAATAGCCCTGGTCACTCTGCTTCCAGAGCTACAGCACTGAAGTGGGGGGAGCTGCTAACTCCCCTAATTCCACGGCACTAGCAACACGGCTCTGAAGTGTTCCCTGGTAATGATCCCTCTCGTTTAACCCTCCCAGCGGCCTTGTAATCCAGGTagcacctccattttacagacgaggaaaccaaggcccacaAAGTGGAGGTGAATTCCCAAGTCACACACAGGCAGGATTGCTCAGCCCCAGACTCCAGGTTCAAAGGTTCTCCCTCAGTCCTTTGAACCAGCCTGCCCAGCTCAAGGCAGTCTCAGGGAGCTCGGACTTGCCCATGAAAAGCTTTGCTTCTGCAAAGCAACCAACAGCAAAGCCCAACAGCCTGATTAAGCCAagggctccccagcccagaccGTAAACATTTTACCAGTTTGCTGCAGACAAAATCTTGAAAAGTAACAATACCTAAACTCACCCAGTGAATGACAACACCTAACATTTCCTGAGCTGGTGCCAGGTACCGTTCTATTCATTCCTTCACAGCCACACCACACCCCAGTTTGACAACAGATTGGCCTAATAAGCACATTTCAGTAAGGAAGTGATTTATGAAGCCATCAACACTGAATTAAGAAGACACTCTACCCCAGGAGGAATTTCAGCAGAGAGAGGAGTAAGACTAGGGAGTGATTAAGGCAGTGGGCACAGTTCTTTTTAAGAACTCTGCAGGAAAACAGCttcaaagcaagagaaaaaccaatcCAGACAGAGAACTTCTTCTGTTTTATGTCCAATATCTTAAAACATTTCCCCAATCTTTATTTCCAAGGAGACGTAAGTTGCAtcatacttttttcatttttcaaaaactcCCCAAGTCCTCATCCATGTGCATTTAATAATCACAATCACACTGCACATACTTCAAATACTTTCCCCTCTGCTTGGGCATTTTCCATACATGACAACCGTTTTTAACGTACACACAACATTCCAGCCGGCGCTTGTAACCCCACCATTCACCAATTACACATAGTGCAGTTACTGCTGCAATGATCAGCTTACAGTTTCCCTACTTTTCAATTATTTCAAGATAAGTGCCCAGAAATGGAACTTGTGAATTAAATTAGATCCAGAGTATTTCTGTGCCTCTTGATACAAACTGCCAAGCTGCTATTAAAAAGACTTATCTTATGGCAACCAACTACATCTGCACAGCAATCATTTTTGCTACACAAAAGATATGAAACTGCATCTTTCTGTCACAATTCTCTATCAACCTGCTTACTGCAGTTTGGGCATCCAACATTAATTCCTATGCTCATCCTTTCTAAAGAGTATCTGCAGCATTTCAATGCCTGGCTAGATTTCTGAAAGTGAGAATAATGGTCGTTTATTACTTGTGTCTACAATTACTACAGGTAAAAGATCTTTGTAAACATACGTACACACAGATGTTACTGGTCACTCTCTCCATGTCCTTTGTAACTCACCAAGAAAATGCAGGGTTTTTAGCTCCTGTTtaacaggaagggaagaaaacaaactgTCCTCTGCTTAACCAAAAATTACCATTCCCCCCAATCCAGATTAAAATTGTGTCTAAATCACTACCCATGAGAAATCTTTTCTCATCCCACCGCCCCAGTCTGGCCCTAAGCAGACCAAAAGTCTCTTACACACAGAGCTCGCCAACTGTCTAAATTTCTCAAAACGCTAAAATAATGCTGTGAACCTCCATACCCTCTTGCACCCCTACAACTCTGTGTAAGCTGTCCTCTCTGCCTGCAGCCTTCCCCCCATTTCTCCACTTCAGATCACAGCCCAAAATGAGGCAGCAATTCCTCTACTCCTATAGCCTTCTGAAGATACCTGTGGCCACAGTGTAAAGTGTCCCTTAGATCTGAGGCTACATTTCATCCCCCCCCCCATCCCCGGCATAAGTAATGTTCTGAAAATGACTGCCAGAGGCTACGGCAGGAGCCGCGCTGTCAAGCTCAAGCAAAGCCACTTTTACTCTCTTCCGGTCCTGGTCTCTACACTTTTCAGGACAGCTCCCAACCCACATCTCTCCAGCAAAGCAAGCACTCTGCAGTCCCCAACAAGCATCACCCAAGCTCCTGAGGACACAGCACTCCTCCAGATGCGTTCCAGAAGGTCCAGAGTCCCTGCCCAAACTGCTCACACACGCAGGCTTCTGACACCTGAACCCAGATGTGGGACCCAGCTCACTTGTTGCACATCAGCAGCACTTCAAGCTCCTTGACGTTGTGGACCAGGAACTTCCGGAAGCCGCTGGGCAGCAtgtgctttgttttcttgttgctcCCGTAACCGATGTTGGGCATCAAGATCTGGCCCTTGAATCTCCTGCGCACCCTGTTGTCAATGCCTCTGGGTTTCCGCCAGTTCCGCTGAAAGAAAACACATGGTTAGTGTCTGTGAAGACGCCAACTCTTCCTTTCGGAGAAAAAAGGGACCAGATGAAAAGGAAACGTGCCGAACAGTAGTTGTCTTCAGGGAACAGGATTTCACTACATTTTTTCTGGTGGAAAAAAATAGGAGCTCCTGCATCTCACCGGCAGGAATACAGATCCAAACTCACACTCCTTCcaagcaaaggaaaagcagaCTACATGCCCACGGGATGCGAGGAGACCATGTATAAAGTAAGGTGAAAAGCATGGCTTTTAACATCGCAATCAACACCTAAGTTTTCTCGTCTATGAAATAAGCGTAATCTATCTCTCATATTGTCATAAGGCCACCtgaaatataacaaatataagcCTCTAGACACCTCAAAACAGGCAAGTGTCCCTTGccatttaaatttcaatttacaCATCAAGAGACTGAGTGCCAATAAGGCAGAGACATCTGGGATTCTAGAGAACTCTACCATCAGCCACAGACCAGTTCACCTACCAAAGGTCATCTGAGTTGGGGATGTGAGAAACCCAACAGCCTGTTTAGGAACCCCTTTCTTCACCCCAACACACACTTCCGTCCTGGGCCACACACCTTAATTTTGACATATCGGTCTGACTGGTGCCGGATGAACTTCTTGGTCCTCTTTTTGACGATCTTGGGCTTCACGAGGGGTCTGAGGGCAGCCATGATGCCTTCaagaaagaggcaagagaccatgtCAAAGATGAGTCTTGGAAGGAGGCTTTCCCACCCTGCCTGGGGCCTGTTGCAGAGTATCTTCCAATCACCAGCTACGGAGCAAACTGGGAATGGAATGGGTACCTCTGCCAGGCTTGCTTTCCCTCCCGACTCCGAAGCTGGCAGAATACTAGCCATTCTCCAGACGCGGTCCTGGGAGGTCAGGGGTCACCTTGCCCAGTCAAAGCCAAGAAAGAATGCCAACAGCTAACCGAAAACAAATTAACCACAAAGGGAAATTTTGCAAAGGGGCAGCAAATCCCATTCTACAAAGTGTCCCGGCCCTGAGATGGCCCAATTGCAGGCTTTGGGCAATCTTCACGAacctgaatctcagttttctcaccttttAAATGGAGATATTGCACACTGAACACCTGCAGTGCGCGGACCACAAGAGATGTGCAGTAAAGAGAAACCTGTAATTCCCCTAGGGTGCTGCTGCTCTATGACACCCTCAAAAGATACACAAAACCGTCATGTGCTTCTAAAATGCCTCCAAGCCTGGGAACGTTCTGTTCCACCTGACCATCATCCGAATACCAGCTTTAAAAAGTTACGTTCCTCAAGATGCCCTTTTCGGCTACCTTATCTTTTCTACCCCAGCACCCTTTTTGTTCTCTTCACGGCCACCAATTTCTTTGTTGAGCACACAGCAGTTACTTAATAAATCTGTCCAATAAATGAACTTCCCCCGACCCCCAATGATTTCCTCGAAGACCAGGATGTGGCTTCACGTTCCCAGAGATCCTGACCCGCTACCAGAATTTCGGTCAATTGAATGATTCGACTCGCAGCtcgatttttttgtttttttggcagtTCCGCCGCAGAGGCAACCCCAGagccaaaaactgaaaaggaggGAGCGTGGAGCAGCGGACATAGAAGAATACACGTGGGTAGACATCGCTGAGCGAGGTGTCCCAGGGCCGTAAGGCCGGAACCCCCTCAGTCTTGCCACGGCCCCCAGGAGCTCCCTTAGTCTAGCCCCAACCGGCGCCCTGCGGCCCCAGGACTCCAACAAGCTGTCCGCAGCTCTGACCCCAGGCGGCCTCCGTAGGAGAGCAAGCGGCCCTGGGAAGCGAAGCTCCATCACCCTCCAGGCCGCTTCGCTCTGTGCCTGTACGTGGTCCAGCCAACCGACAAGAGCCATGCCCACCCAGACGAGTGCTCGGAAGGACGGGCCTCCTCGGCAGGGAGCGATGGGGCCAGATGGAGACCGCAGAGACGAGGATGGCCAATGATTAACACTCACCGAGTACGAGATGGCGGCCACCTCCGTAGGCACCGCCGAGGAAAAGAGGGGAAGGTAACGCGCGAGGCTGATGGGACTTCACCTTTGGGTCCTGGCAGGGAAAAGGAGAGCACTTTCGGCTTCTGGTCCTTCAAAGATACTATAGACACGCCAGAgaaataatagtgaaaaaattCGAGGATAGTTGTGTTTTCCTAGATGTTAATATCTAGGAGTAGCACTAAAAATTTTCATGCCTGCCGTTGGGACTACGtaaaaatttggaattttttttgagCTCTTAAGACCTGGTGAGGAGGCATCCACTTCCGCCAGGAATTGAAGCCGCCCCTCCGGAGGATAATCCAGCTTTTAGAATATTGCCTCCCGCGTTTCTTcttctgaagtgcgtctcttagTGGCCAGGAGGGAACAAAACAGCGACATTTTAATAATTCTCTCACGTGAATTTATAGAGTAAACAGCAGTGAGACTGTAACAGCTCTCGTTCAGTGGGCCTCGCACAGTTCCATGCGGTAGTTCTATTAggtttcccattttacatatgtagAGAGTGAAGTATGGAGATTtgacgccaaaaaaaaaaaaaaaaaaatccacacttcTAACCATTAGGCAAGACTGCCtcatttttaattgttctttgttttatttcagcttttatttttatttttttttttgcggtacgcggacctctcaccgttgtggcctctcccgttggggagcacaggctccggacgcgcaggctcagcggccatggctcacgggcccagccgctccacggcacgtgggatcctcccggaccagggcacaaacccgtgtcccctgcatcggcaggcggactctcaaccactgcgccaccagggaagccctagcttttgTTTTGAAGGTTATTGTGAAAATCAAAtttcaagagaggaaaaaaaaaaaaaaaaaaaaaacggagcccGAACACGATAGGGATGTCATGTCATCCATCAGTGATCTGTGGTAGTTTCAGGGCCAGATGGAGACAGAAGCTGAAGTGGATGGTGTTGTTGACTTCGTAATGGGTGAGAAGGGAAGGGAGCAAGTGTTGACAACTCCTTCGTGAGATTTTGACTGTGAAGGGGAGTTTGAGGAGAGCCAGAGAcatgaaatgtaaaatgtgaagGGAATGTCtagtccaagatcacacagctggcacGCCGTAGGGTTGAGACTGCACCACACCTCACGCGACTGCGCCACACCTCACGAATCCTGCTTGCCCTGTGGGCTGTGGAAGTCAACTGGGTTGCTAAGCACAGAGGCACTGTGCTAACAGCAGCCCACAGGGTGCGTGTTGTGAAGGAAAATGTCTTGATGTGGGGGTCAGGTGGGCGAATCAGGGGAAGGGCTCACGAACCAGTGTGCTTGCACTTGTGAAAGGCCCAAGAGTTTTGGAAGTAGTGACCCAAATGGCTCATTCTTTGGGGGATGAGGGACACTTATTTCAAGAGAAGGGCACAGGGGTACCCACATTGCCTGCTGCTTCCTGGTGGGCCCTGAGATCCAGGATGAGAGGCTGGAGGTGCCATGCAGGCATCCCCGTCAAAACCCCAGgcaatgtgtgtttttttcccaGGCTCAGGACCCCAGCTTTGCCAACATCCCTCTGGCCACAGCTCCTGAGCAGGAAATCACATCAGCTGTATCACAGGTGACATGAGAAAAACTCCAACGTGGTTTATTTCAAAAGGACAGAGGTCAGGAGAGGGAAATGCTCAAAACCCACATCTTTCCCTGGACACATCCACTCTCTGACACACTGCACACTTTGAGTTTGGAGAGAGCTGGCCCGGGCCTTCCCACTGAAACGacttctgtttggttctttgATACCGTCCCTGTGTCTACGGCTCTGGGCTGCTAGCTATACTGGCCCCCGGCCCAGGATGGCTAGGTTTGGTGACACTTGGGCCAGTCCAGTTGATGTGGTAGATCTTGGGGGCATCGTAATAGGCATAGGTCATGTAGTTCATGTCTTTAATGGGCCACCAGTGGTCGGGATGGTAGGTGGCTGAGTAGGCCTGGGACCGGTGTTGGACACAACTGAAGAGCGCCAGGCTCCGGTCCACGGTCACAGTGGGCAGGTAGAGCTTCAGCTTGTCCAGGAGGTGACCCGGCCAGAAGAAATTGGGATGGGTTAGCTGCGGACCACTAGGCCTCTTCGCCTtcagcttcctggagaaggagaagaCACTGGGACGGTTGTCATGGAGACAGGTGGCGGCTCGGGCTGCTTCCCAGCGGAGCCCACCCGCTGTGAGCAGAGTGGAGGTGCAGCACCGTGCTAAGCACTCTAGTACTCAGCCCTCCCGACAGTGCTGTGCGGTGGGCTCTATTGTCCCATCTGCCTCACCAGCGAGGACCCGGAGGCCTAAGGAGGCTGAGTTATTTCTCCAAGACCACACAAGCCAGCAAGTGGCAGGGCACAGGCTTGAGTGCCAGTCTGCTGCCTCTAAACCCAAACTCTTAAGTGCACACTGTCTGCTCTGCAGAggcattttaatgtgctgttcggAATGCAGCCTCTGGAGCCAGCACAGCTGGGTCCGAATCCCTGCTCCACCACTTAATAGagatgtgactttgagcaagatAGTCAAACttcctgtacctcagtttcctcttttgcaaaATGGGAATGCTAAGAGtaacttcatagggttgttgagaggatttACGTGAGCTAACATCTGGAGAGCAGTGTCTGCCTAGCACTCCTAAGTGTCATTTTATGCCCCTCAGCTCCTGGGCACTGAGTCCCAGGTGCAGTGCTGCCGTGTACCCTGCAACATGCGAGTCCTGGGCACCTTCCTCCTACCCGCCCCCCTCCCAGAGTTAGATGATCACTACGGACCTGGTGAATTCCTCAAACTTCTTAAAGCTGACTTTCTTGACTTTCTTCAGCATGTTCCtagtggagaagagagagagaggtaccTTTTCAGGAGACAGGAAATCCAGGTCAGTGGGGCTTTGGGGAGTAGGTCAGTGTGACAGGGGGTCCACTTCTGAGTCCAGACCAGAGCTCTGAAAGGAGAACTTCTTCTACCTGGGTGGGGCCCTGACTCTGTCCCCCATGCTCCAGTGGAACACACAGTGCGCTGGGGTGTCTAGACCTCTGGGCCCCTATTGGTCAGGCAGACAGGATGACAGCCCTGGGCTCAAGGCCTGGCTGGCTGGGTGACTTGGGGCAAGTCACTCCCCTTGTGGAGCCTCGGGTTTCTCATTTCCCAGCACAGAGACCTCCCAGATGGTTATGAGACATGCTCGGTAATCTGAGTCCTTTTGGGGCCCCTGACTCCCACTTGCCTTCCAGAGCTGAATCCAGCCTTGAGGACAAGGGTGGTGAAAGCTAACGCCCCAAACCTCAGgcctggcagacatcactaatcacctCAGCACACTTTCccagcagacatcactaatcaccgCAGCACACTTTCCCAGCAAGCCTGCGTCTGGCTCCAGCATCTTTCACAATGCATTCAAAGAAGCCAATGAAACCAGTCCACCCCTGCCCCGGGGGACATCTATCCTTTATAACTGTGGCCCACCTAAGCAGGACAAAAGTCACTTTCTCAGGTTCCCTAGGTTCATGGCTCAGGAACTGGTGGCAGCCACTCAGGGGCTGGAAGGCAGTCACTAGGGGATCAGAAAGGACTCTCTAGGCCACCACCTGCCCTGCTCATGCTCAGCTCTTCCCAACCAGGGCTGTGGACAGCCCCACCTGCAGACCTAGCCCACTCCTGCACTGGAGAACGCCATGACGGGGCAggctaaaacaacaacaacaatcagTGCTCGAGTGCTAACTGCTAAGAAGCTTACTTGCATTTCTCATTGGTCCTCACTGTGTGTGGTATAGCtgttgtgcccattttacagatgaacataCTGAGGCTCGGTGAGTAAGGTAGCTTGTCCATTTAACCGCTGGCCTGTTGGATTTCCACTCGGCTCTGCTACATCCCACCCCCGCTGTTCTGGCCAGACTACCCTAGCAGGCAGCTGGCAGTGACCTACGGTGTGGTTCCGTCTtgggcccctccctgcctcaTGGTATCTGGtcagctgccccctcctcccgcACTC from Delphinus delphis chromosome 10, mDelDel1.2, whole genome shotgun sequence carries:
- the RPL32 gene encoding large ribosomal subunit protein eL32 — encoded protein: MAALRPLVKPKIVKKRTKKFIRHQSDRYVKIKRNWRKPRGIDNRVRRRFKGQILMPNIGYGSNKKTKHMLPSGFRKFLVHNVKELEVLLMCNKSYCAEIAHNVSSKNRKAIVERAAQLAIRVTNPNARLRSEENE